The proteins below come from a single Rosa rugosa chromosome 2, drRosRugo1.1, whole genome shotgun sequence genomic window:
- the LOC133732006 gene encoding mitochondrial import inner membrane translocase subunit Tim9 translates to MDKSMIGDLDSLPEEDKLRMATMIDQLQIRDSLRMYNSLVERCFNDCVDTFKHKSLQKQEETCVRRCAEKFLKHSMRVGMRFAELNQGAATQD, encoded by the exons ATGGATAAGAGCATGATAGGAGATCTGGATTCTCTTCCAGAGGAAGATAAGCTCAGAATGGCCACCATGATCGACCAGCTCCAAATCCGCGACAG TTTAAGGATGTACAACTCACTTGTCGAGAGATGCTTCAATGATTGTGTTGACACTTTCAAGCACAAATCACTGCAGAAGCAAGAGGAAACCTGTGTTCGGCGATGTGCTGAGAAGTTTCTCAAGCATTCGATGCGCGTTGGCATGAGGTTTGCAGAGCTTAACCAGGGAGCTGCAACCCAGGACTAG
- the LOC133732717 gene encoding TMV resistance protein N-like has product MDLSTSPSRAWAESAPRWNYDIFLSFRGEDTRMGFVSHLYRELQYRLVFKTFKDDRELEIGASISPELLRAIEQSHLAIVVLSPNYASSTWCLDELSKIIESMETGDKRILPVFFNVDPSDVRHQRSSFAEGFAKHEVKFSADPEKVERWREALRKVANLSGWDKKNYKCESELIEVIVKRVWEKMLPTITLSDSKEKLVGIEFILRQMGLLLAPEEKDVRFIGIWGMGGVGKTTLARLVFERISHYFEVAEFLDVRKFHGPLVNLQKQVLSPVLKENVSQVWDEYKGTFFIRKCLSNKKVLLVVDDVDSCDILEKVALDKSWFGDGSRIIVTTRDKRLLTERRIELSFELGRLNDNNALELFSHKAFEKDQPEEGFLELSKCFVDYAKGLPLALKTLGSSLYQRKLEEWNSALESLKRIPNPTIFDSLKLSYDALIHLQQEIFLDIAFFYKRVEKGRVNQLLEYCYDYNCLIEINVLIEKSLLTIDLDNNVGMHGLIEEMAWEIVCQHSREEPGLRSRLCHRKDIFLVFTGNTGTEAIRGIRLCLPCLEEADSSWNFECFSRMRKLKFLEFDNLIISSGPKFLPNSLRILIWNWYPSKSLPASFRPNMLAALKMQRSNLVRLWDGRQDLPSLKEIDLSESKNLKETPNFTGIPNLEVLWLAECDGLVKVHPSIAVHKKLKRLTLQKCKNVRSFPSKIEMDSLEFLSLDDCSKVKIPEFGEGMKNLFRLEISGTLTEELPSSIEHLVGLTYLIICDSKSLQSLPGTAVFKLKSLQGLNMRGCPKLKKLAENMGEIVSEKPPALRRLSSMKSKLMASTGLFKRKSPEPLCLPPTPRALPSLQSLYLNDCNLCQGVIPDDIGYCFPSLQYLFVGGNNFVSLPASIKCLSQLQVINLKRCKRLEQLPDLPSKDALEVWADDCDSLKMLSEPSQQGTITNLKFFRLTTVNCFGLIDNEGFNNRIFSMLRRLATQGISPELFDSSHYGAPPPSLDIVSPGSKIPDWFDIQSEGDSLTAQLAPDRESELMGIVFCVVFADQKDPVTLESNQLTIDCSSPAIHQGYYQFLPLADPRHMMGDHLWVVFMPHGRIKITDYIPCSNCVKRCGARLLYEQDLKNLLNGMEQPTS; this is encoded by the exons ATGGATTTGAGCACCTCCCCATCTCGTGCTTGGGCTGAATCAGCTCCCCGTTGGAATTACGATATTTTCTTGAGTTTCAGGGGTGAAGACACCCGCATGGGTTTTGTCTCCCATTTATACCGTGAACTGCAGTACCGGCTAGTATTCAAGACTTTCAAGGACGACCGAGAGCTTGAAATCGGAGCTAGTATCTCTCCGGAGCTCTTGAGAGCAATCGAGCAATCACATCTCGCCATCGTTGTTCTCTCACCCAACTATGCTTCTTCCACTtggtgcttggatgaacttTCCAAAATTATCGAGTCCATGGAAACCGGAGATAAGAGAATTCTGCCGGTTTTCTTTAATGTGGATCCATCCGACGTTCGACATCAAAGGAGCAGCTTTGCTGAAGGATTTGCTAAGCATGAAGTAAAGTTCAGTGCCGACCCAGAGAAGGTGGAGAGGTGGAGAGaggctttaagaaaagtggccaATCTTTCTGGAtgggataaaaaaaattataa ATGTGAAAGTGAGCTTATAGAAGTCATTGTGAAACGTGTGTGGGAGAAAATGCTTCCTACGATCACATTGTCAGATTCCAAAGAAAAGTTAGTCGGAATTGAATTTATACTCAGGCAAATGGGTTTGCTTTTAGCTCCTGAGGAGAAGGATGTTCGATTTATAGGAATATGGGGTATGGGTGGAGTGGGTAAGACTACCCTTGCTAGGCTAGTGTTCGAGAGAATTTCCCATTATTTTGAAGTGGCTGAGTTTCTTGATGTCCGGAAGTTTCATGGTCCACTAGTTAATCTTCAAAAACAGGTTCTTTCCCCAGTCTTGAAGGAAAATGTTTCACAAGTTTGGGATGAGTACAAAGGAACCTTTTTCATTAGAAAATGCCTGTCTAATAAAAAGGTTCTTCTTGTTGTTGATGATGTTGATAGCTGTGACATCCTAGAAAAAGTGGCTCTAGATAAATCTTGGTTTGGTGATGGAAGCAGAATCATTGTTACAACTAGAGATAAACGTCTCCTCACCGAGCGTCGTATAGAATTATCATTTGAGCTAGGGCGGTTAAATGACAATAATGCTCTTGAGCTCTTTAGTCACAAAGCCTTCGAAAAAGATCAGCCAGAGGAAGGGTTTTTAGAGCTTTCCAAGTGTTTTGTAGATTATGCCAAAGGGCTCCCATTAGCTCTTAAAACTCTGGGAAGTTCTTTGTATCAGAGAAAGCTAGAGGAATGGAATAGTGCATTGGAGTCACTAAAGAGAATTCCTAATCCGACAATTTTCGATTCGCTCAAATTAAGTTATGATGCCCTGATTCATTTGCAACAGGAGATTTTCTTGGACATTGCATTCTTCTACAAGAGGGTGGAGAAGGGGCGAGTTAATCAACTGCTAGAATATTGTTATGACTATAATTGTCTTATTGAGATAAATGTTCTTATCGAGAAATCTCTCTTAACTATTGATCTGGACAACAATGTCGGGATGCATGGTTTGATAGAAGAAATGGCATGGGAAATTGTTTGTCAACACTCTCGTGAGGAGCCTGGTCTTCGCAGCCGTTTGTGTCATCGTAAGGACATCTTTCTTGTATTCACGGGAAATACG GGAACAGAAGCAATCAGAGGCATACGGTTATGTTTACCTTGTTTAGAAGAGGCAGATTCAAGCTGGAATTTTGAATGCTTCTCTAGGATGCGCAAACTAAAGTTTCTTGAATTTGATAATTTAATAATTAGTTCAGGCCCCAAATTCCTCCCAAATTCCTTGAGAATTCTCATATGGAATTGGTATCCTTCCAAATCTCTTCCAGCTAGTTTCCGGCCAAATATGCTTGCTGCACTGAAGATGCAAAGAAGCAATCTTGTCCGGCTTTGGGATGGAAGACAG GACTTGCCTTCCTTGAAAGAAATAGATCTTAGTGAGTCCAAAAACTTGAAGGAGACCCCAAATTTCACAGGTATTCCGAATCTTGAGGTGTTGTGGCTTGCAGAATGTGACGGTTTAGTTAAGGTCCATCCATCCATTGCAGTCCACAAAAAGCTTAAACGGTTGACACTCCAAAAATGTAAAAATGTTAGGAGTTTCCCAAGTAAGATTGAAATGGATTCTCTCGAGTTTCTCAGCCTTGATGACTGCTCAAAAGTAAAGATTCCAGAATTTGGAGAAGGGATGAAAAATTTGTTTAGACTTGAGATATCTGGGACCTTAACTGAGGAACTACCTTCATCAATTGAACATCTGGTTGGCCTTACTTATCTGATTATATGTGATAGCAAAAGTCTCCAGAGTCTCCCGGGTACGGCAGTTTTTAAACTGAAGTCTCTTCAAGGACTCAATATGCGTGGATGCCCAAAGCTTAAGAAACTTGCAGAAAATATGGGGGAGATAGTGTCCGAAAAACCGCCAGCCTTGCGACGTTTATCATCTATGAAAAGTAAGCTTATGGCCTCTACGGGCTTATTTAAAAGAAAGAGTCCAGAGCCTTTGTGCTTGCCGCCAACTCCAAGGGCTTTACCGTCTTTGCAGTCGTTATATCTAAATGATTGTAATTTGTGTCAAGGAGTTATCCCCGACGATATTGGCTACTGCTTTCCATCTCTACAATACTTGTTTGTTGGAGGAAATAATTTTGTTAGTCTTCCTGCAAGCATTAAATGCCTCTCTCAGCTTCAGGTCATTAATTTGAAGAGGTGCAAAAGGCTTGAACAATTACCGGATCTCCCATCGAAAGATGCATTAGAAGTATGGGCAGACGATTGTGATTCCTTAAAAATGTTGTCAGAACCATCGCAGCAGGGCACAATCACCAATTTGAAGTTCTTTCGCTTAACAACTGTCAATTGCTTTGGATTGATTGACAATGAAGGCTTCAATAATCGAATATTTTCAATGCTAAGGAGATTGGCCACTcag GGGATCTCTCCCGAGTTATTTGACTCATCCCACTATGGTGCTCCTCCTCCGTCACTCGATATTGTAAGTCCTGGAAGTAAGATTCCAGACTGGTTCGATATTCAAAGCGAGGGAGATTCATTGACTGCTCAGCTGGCTCCGGATCGGGAATCAGAGTTGATGGGcattgtgttttgtgttgtttttgcCGATCAGAAAGATCCTGTCACTCTCGAGTCTaatcaattgacaattgacTGTTCATCGCCAGCGATTCATCAAGGATACTATCAATTTCTGCCTTTAGCAGACCCAAGGCATATGATGGGAGATCATCTTTGGGTGGTTTTTATGCCTCATGGTCGAATCAA GATTACTGATTATATTCCATGCTCGAATTGTGTGAAGAGGTGTGGGGCTCGATTGTTGTACGAGCAAGATTTGAAAAACCTCCTCAATGGAATGGAACAACCAACATCTTGA
- the LOC133732434 gene encoding CAX-interacting protein 4, whose amino-acid sequence MPATAGRVRMPANNRVHSSAALQTHGIWQSAIGYDPYAPTKEESKSSSQVNLANSEPDAENPYASFQGLLALARITGSNADEARGACKRCGRVGHLSFQCRNFLSVKEDKEKDPEVIQADVASELSKLRGKLGKGVGKNVVEADSEEEDEDTETSDSDYDSEMERLIAKKNGKKSVLKEKSNKKNEDSDVDGSDTDSGERKKRGRSKKRRSSKRKHDDSDDSEEDRKKRRKEKRRKRDESSDEDGKRRRRHRKSRKEKRRRRSHRYSDDSESDASEDRHRSRRSRRAATPSDSDSSGSDDARVGRGRRRSEKKSRKHHRDEE is encoded by the coding sequence ATGCCGGCCACCGCAGGAAGGGTTCGCATGCCGGCGAACAATCGGGTGCACAGTAGTGCTGCTCTTCAAACTCACGGCATATGGCAGAGTGCGATTGGTTATGATCCCTATGCACCCACCAAAGAGGAAAGTAAGAGCTCTTCTCAGGTGAATTTGGCAAACTCTGAACCAGATGCTGAGAATCCATATGCTAGCTTCCAGGGCCTCCTTGCCCTTGCCCGTATAACCGGGTCCAATGCTGATGAGGCCCGTGGGGCGTGCAAGAGGTGTGGCCGTGTTGGGCATCTCAGCTTCCAGTGCAGGAACTTTCTGAGTGTTAAGGAAGACAAGGAGAAGGACCCAGAAGTTATTCAGGCTGATGTTGCTTCTGAGTTGAGTAAGTTGAGGGGGAAGCTGGGTAAGGGGGTTGGGAAAAATGTGGTTGAGGCTGATAGtgaggaggaggatgaagaCACTGAGACTTCGGATTCAGACTATGATTCCGAGATGGAGAGGCTCATTGCTAAAAAAAATGGGAAAAAGAGTGTCTTAAAGGAGAAGTCAAATAAGAAGAATGAGGACTCAGATGTTGATGGGTCTGATACAGATTCtggggagaggaagaagagaggaaggtCGAAGAAGAGGAGAAGCAGCAAGAGGAAACATGATGATTCGGATGACTCTGAAGAAGACAGgaagaaaaggagaaaggagAAACGGAGAAAGAGGGATGAGTCTTCTGATGAGGATGGTAAACGACGTCGACGACATAGGAAGAGTAGGAAGgagaaaaggaggaggagaagtcaTCGGTATTCCGATGATTCTGAGTCTGATGCATCTGAAGATAGACACCGCAGTCGGAGGAGCAGGAGGGCAGCAACACCATCTGATTCCGATTCAAGTGGCTCTGATGATGCGCGGGTAGGAAGGGGCAGGAGACGATCTGAGAAGAAGAGCAGGAAACACCATCGTGATGAAGAATAA
- the LOC133734738 gene encoding CAX-interacting protein 4-like produces the protein MPATAGRVRMPPNNRVHSSVALQTHGIWQSTIGYDPYAPQPNLSNSKPDAENAYASYQGLLQLARITGPNSDEVRGACKRCGRVGHLTYQCRNFLSAKDKEKEDPEAIQADVASELGKLKGKLGKAKEKDVVKTDSEEEDEDIESSDSDYDSDMERLIAQRYGKKSFRKEKLKKKNKDSDVDGSDTDSGERKKRGRSKKRRSRKRKHDDSDDSEKDRKKRGKEKRRKRDESSDEDDKRRRRHGKSSK, from the coding sequence ATGCCGGCCACCGCAGGAAGGGTTCGCATGCCCCCAAACAATCGGGTACACAGTAGTGTTGCCCTTCAAACTCATGGTATATGGCAGAGTACAATTGGGTACGATCCCTATGCACCTCAGCCGAATTTGTCAAACTCAAAACCAGATGCTGAGAATGCATATGCTAGCTATCAAGGCCTTCTCCAACTCGCTCGTATAACTGGGCCGAATTCTGACGAGGTTCGTGGGGCGTGCAAGAGGTGCGGCCGGGTTGGGCACCTCACCTATCAATGTAGGAATTTTCTGAGTGCTAAGGACAAGGAGAAGGAGGACCCTGAAGCTATCCAGGCTGATGTTGCTTCTGAGTTGGGCAAGTTGAAGGGGAAGCTGGGTAAAGCGAAGGAAAAAGATGTTGTTAAGACTGATAGtgaggaggaggatgaagaCATTGAGAGTTCAGATTCGGACTATGATTCTGATATGGAGAGGCTCATTGCTCAAAGATATGGGAAAAAGAGTTTTCGAAAGGAGAAgctgaaaaagaagaacaaggaCTCGGATGTTGATGGTTCAGATACAGATTCtggggagaggaagaagagaggaaggtCGAAGAAGAGGAGAAGCAGAAAGAGGAAACATGATGATTCAGATGATTCTGAAAAGGATAGGAAGAAAAGAGGAAAGGAGAAACGGAGAAAGAGAGATGAGTCCTCGGATGAGGATGATAAACGACGTCGACGACATGGGAAGAGTAGTAAGTAA